In Gopherus flavomarginatus isolate rGopFla2 chromosome 1, rGopFla2.mat.asm, whole genome shotgun sequence, a single genomic region encodes these proteins:
- the ING1 gene encoding inhibitor of growth protein 1 isoform X2, translating into MPKAIWCCFFPWHTTEILKELDDYYEKFKRETDAVQKRRLLHCIQRALIRSQELGDEKIQIVSQMVELVENRTRQVDSHVELFETCQETNETTGNSGKASQDKSKNETITQAEKPNNKRSRRQRNNENRENASNNHDHDDITSGTPKEKKAKTSKKKKRSKAKAEREASPADLPIDPNEPTYCLCNQVSYGEMIGCDNDECPIEWFHFSCVGLNHKPKGKWYCPKCRGENEKTMDKALEKSKKERAYNR; encoded by the exons atgccaaaagcaatctggtgttgtttctttccatggcacacaacAG agATCTTAAAGGAGCTGGATGATTATTATGAAAAGTTCAAACGAGAGACTGATGccgtgcagaagagaagactgttgCATTGCATACAGAGAGCACTAATCCGGAGTCAGGAACTGGGAGATGAAAAGATCCAAATTGTCAGTCAGATGGTGGAGCTTGTTGAGAACAGAACCAGGCAAGTGGACAGTCATGTGGAACTATTTGAGACCTGTCAAGAGACTAATGAGACCACTGGAAACAGTGGCAAAGCCAGCCAAGATAAGTCAAAGAATGAGACAATCACTCAGGCTGAAAAGCCCAACAATAAGAGGTCTAGGAGGCAAAGAAATAATGAAAATCGAGAAAACGCTTCTAATAATCATGATCATGATGACATCACCTCAGGAACGccaaaggagaagaaagcaaaaaCATCCAAGAAAAAGAAGAGGTCTAAGGCTAAAGCAGAGAGGGAGGCTTCCCCTGCGGATCTTCCTATTGATCCCAATGAGCCAACATACTGTTTGTGTAACCAAGTCTCCTATGGAGAAATGATAGGATGTGATAATGATGAGTGCCCAATTGAGTGGTTTCATTTTTCATGTGTGGGACTCAATCATAAACCAAAGGGCAAATGGTACTGCCCTAAATGTAGAGGAGAAAATGAGAAAACTATGGACAAGGCACTGGAGAAATCTAAAAAAGAAAGGGCCTACAACAGGTAG
- the ING1 gene encoding inhibitor of growth protein 1 isoform X1, protein MKMLSPANGEQLHLVNYVEDYLDSIESLPFDLQRNVSLMREIDAKYQEILKELDDYYEKFKRETDAVQKRRLLHCIQRALIRSQELGDEKIQIVSQMVELVENRTRQVDSHVELFETCQETNETTGNSGKASQDKSKNETITQAEKPNNKRSRRQRNNENRENASNNHDHDDITSGTPKEKKAKTSKKKKRSKAKAEREASPADLPIDPNEPTYCLCNQVSYGEMIGCDNDECPIEWFHFSCVGLNHKPKGKWYCPKCRGENEKTMDKALEKSKKERAYNR, encoded by the exons ATGAAAATGTTGAGTCCTGCAAACGGAGAGCAGCTTCACCTCGTGAACTATGTGGAGGATTATCTGGACTCCATCGAGTCTCTGCCCTTCGatctgcagagaaatgtctcCCTGATGAGGGAAATTGACGCCAAATATCAAG agATCTTAAAGGAGCTGGATGATTATTATGAAAAGTTCAAACGAGAGACTGATGccgtgcagaagagaagactgttgCATTGCATACAGAGAGCACTAATCCGGAGTCAGGAACTGGGAGATGAAAAGATCCAAATTGTCAGTCAGATGGTGGAGCTTGTTGAGAACAGAACCAGGCAAGTGGACAGTCATGTGGAACTATTTGAGACCTGTCAAGAGACTAATGAGACCACTGGAAACAGTGGCAAAGCCAGCCAAGATAAGTCAAAGAATGAGACAATCACTCAGGCTGAAAAGCCCAACAATAAGAGGTCTAGGAGGCAAAGAAATAATGAAAATCGAGAAAACGCTTCTAATAATCATGATCATGATGACATCACCTCAGGAACGccaaaggagaagaaagcaaaaaCATCCAAGAAAAAGAAGAGGTCTAAGGCTAAAGCAGAGAGGGAGGCTTCCCCTGCGGATCTTCCTATTGATCCCAATGAGCCAACATACTGTTTGTGTAACCAAGTCTCCTATGGAGAAATGATAGGATGTGATAATGATGAGTGCCCAATTGAGTGGTTTCATTTTTCATGTGTGGGACTCAATCATAAACCAAAGGGCAAATGGTACTGCCCTAAATGTAGAGGAGAAAATGAGAAAACTATGGACAAGGCACTGGAGAAATCTAAAAAAGAAAGGGCCTACAACAGGTAG